A portion of the Cellulophaga algicola DSM 14237 genome contains these proteins:
- a CDS encoding PIG-L deacetylase family protein, whose protein sequence is MKKRLRSLCILSICFSCMGHTNAQQENKPTTTNGKTLMAIFAHPDDEIVISPLLSKYAKEGANIYLVLVTDGSKGVTSHAAIPAGDVLAKVRAEEALCVTKTLGINAPIFLNYTDGDLALNENLYSLDEKIDSLFVKHQPNVVITFGPDGEYGHSDHRMVSNIVTEVFQREASDTLEQLLYYGFPKEAEKKDLTLNTSLVQWLSENLKTTQKRFLTYRISFDKKDLKLGHKASNCHKSQYTPEAIDDLFAMMGQTAGIIYLRPWNGSKILKETIFE, encoded by the coding sequence ATGAAAAAACGATTACGATCCCTTTGCATTTTAAGTATCTGTTTTTCTTGTATGGGTCATACTAACGCACAACAAGAGAACAAGCCTACAACTACTAATGGTAAAACCCTAATGGCGATATTTGCGCATCCAGATGATGAGATTGTTATCTCTCCTCTTCTTTCTAAATATGCTAAAGAAGGTGCAAATATTTATTTAGTACTTGTTACCGATGGATCAAAGGGGGTTACATCTCATGCTGCTATTCCTGCGGGAGATGTATTAGCAAAAGTACGGGCAGAAGAAGCTTTGTGCGTTACAAAAACCTTGGGTATTAATGCTCCTATATTTCTAAATTATACGGATGGTGATTTAGCGTTGAATGAAAACCTGTATTCTTTAGATGAAAAAATTGACAGCCTATTTGTAAAACACCAACCTAATGTGGTAATTACCTTTGGACCCGACGGAGAATATGGGCATTCAGATCATCGTATGGTGAGTAATATTGTTACTGAGGTTTTTCAAAGAGAAGCTTCTGACACACTAGAACAATTACTTTATTATGGTTTTCCTAAAGAAGCTGAAAAAAAGGACCTAACTCTAAATACAAGTTTAGTACAGTGGTTAAGTGAGAATTTAAAAACGACCCAAAAGAGATTTCTTACTTACCGAATATCATTTGATAAGAAAGATTTAAAATTAGGACATAAAGCATCAAACTGCCATAAATCTCAATACACTCCTGAAGCTATAGATGATTTGTTTGCTATGATGGGACAAACAGCTGGTATCATTTACCTAAGACCTTGGAATGGGTCTAAGATACTCAAGGAAACTATTTTTGAATAG
- a CDS encoding nuclear transport factor 2 family protein, translated as MSATKFLLSMALPLLFLLSCKATKTDGNSHTIPKYSPIDAALHQSIAAMDATFFEAYNQCDLEKQASIYSDTIEFYHDKGGLMTSKQGIIDGTKKNICGKVTRTLVEGSIEVYPIKDYGAVEIGYHKFYNNQEPDAPSIPSKFIIMWQHTHKEWKITKVISLH; from the coding sequence ATGAGCGCCACCAAATTTTTATTGAGTATGGCACTACCCCTACTCTTTCTTTTATCATGCAAAGCCACCAAAACAGATGGCAATTCTCATACTATTCCTAAATACTCACCTATAGATGCTGCGCTACATCAAAGTATTGCAGCAATGGATGCCACTTTCTTTGAGGCATATAACCAGTGCGATTTAGAAAAACAGGCTTCGATCTATTCCGATACTATAGAATTTTATCATGATAAAGGCGGATTGATGACCTCTAAACAAGGAATTATTGATGGAACAAAAAAGAATATTTGTGGCAAAGTAACTAGAACCTTAGTAGAAGGTAGTATTGAAGTGTACCCCATTAAAGACTATGGTGCTGTTGAAATAGGGTATCATAAATTCTATAACAATCAGGAACCAGATGCCCCATCTATTCCTAGTAAGTTTATAATTATGTGGCAACATACCCATAAGGAGTGGAAGATTACTAAAGTTATAAGCCTCCACTAG
- a CDS encoding IS1595-like element ISCal1 family transposase: MDIFKGQNLLEFSDCFKTDNDCKEYLANIKSKTPFKCSRCNHIACQTRADFSRQCNICRHTESATADTLFHKVKFGVRKAFFICFEMATSTKSLSASYMGVRYGVTEKTARLFMLKVREAMSSSGNNPMDGVVHVDEFVLGGREETKVGRSYNAKKKKAVTAVQLTEDGKVKRMYAMKIDDFSAQSLQYIFVNHISRNAKITTDKWRGYSPIAKAYDITQIESNGGLNFKALHTMIHQVKSWIRTTYSWVSDNNLNRYFNEFCFRINRSQSKATIFNNLIVKMVNNDKINQAELISN, from the coding sequence ATGGATATTTTCAAGGGTCAAAATCTTCTAGAGTTCTCTGATTGCTTCAAAACGGACAATGATTGCAAAGAATATTTAGCAAATATTAAGTCTAAAACCCCTTTTAAATGTTCTAGATGCAATCATATAGCCTGTCAAACACGTGCTGATTTCTCTAGGCAATGTAATATTTGTAGACATACAGAATCCGCAACAGCAGATACATTATTTCACAAGGTAAAGTTTGGTGTTCGCAAAGCATTTTTTATTTGTTTTGAGATGGCTACAAGCACGAAAAGCTTATCTGCAAGTTATATGGGAGTACGTTACGGAGTAACAGAAAAAACAGCTAGACTTTTTATGCTTAAGGTCAGAGAAGCTATGTCTTCGAGTGGGAATAATCCTATGGACGGAGTTGTTCATGTAGATGAATTTGTTTTAGGGGGCAGAGAAGAAACAAAAGTTGGCAGAAGCTACAATGCTAAGAAAAAGAAGGCGGTTACAGCTGTTCAGCTTACAGAAGATGGAAAGGTAAAAAGAATGTATGCTATGAAAATAGATGATTTTTCAGCACAATCCTTACAATATATTTTTGTCAACCATATCAGCCGAAACGCAAAGATTACTACAGATAAATGGAGAGGCTATAGTCCTATTGCAAAGGCTTACGACATCACACAAATAGAAAGTAATGGAGGGTTAAATTTTAAAGCGCTTCATACAATGATACATCAGGTTAAATCTTGGATAAGAACAACTTATTCTTGGGTTAGTGACAATAATTTAAATAGATATTTCAATGAATTTTGTTTTAGAATAAACAGATCTCAAAGTAAAGCTACAATATTCAATAATCTTATTGTTAAAATGGTCAATAATGATAAAATCAATCAAGCTGAATTAATAAGTAATTAA
- a CDS encoding LLM class flavin-dependent oxidoreductase gives MSTKNIAYSVLDLAIVSKGNTLNETFKNSLTLAQKAEEAGYTRFWLAEHHNSDHIGSVATAVLIGYVAEGTKTIRVGSGGIMLPNHSPLIIAEQFGTLGTLYPNRIDLGLGRAPGTDQETAQAIRSDHRQAAFTFPEEIGQIQNYFSEENRNSLVRATVAEGVPVPLYILGSSTDSAHLSAKKGLPYAFASHFATDKLLDALKIYHEEFTPSSYLAKPYTMAGVNIIVADTDEEAERIATSLYKIIIGLLTGKRDFMQPPTAMTPELREMAQHPSVQQMLKYSFIGSKATVKKQVAQFIATTKVDELIAVTNIYSAEDRIKSYQLFAEIMQELNAEGA, from the coding sequence ATGTCAACAAAAAATATAGCCTATTCCGTTTTAGATCTAGCCATAGTATCTAAGGGCAACACCTTAAACGAAACTTTTAAAAACTCATTAACCTTAGCACAAAAGGCAGAAGAAGCGGGCTACACTCGCTTTTGGCTCGCAGAGCACCATAATTCTGATCATATTGGTAGTGTTGCCACCGCCGTTTTAATCGGGTATGTAGCAGAGGGTACTAAAACCATTAGAGTAGGTTCTGGTGGTATTATGCTCCCTAATCATTCTCCGCTTATTATCGCAGAGCAATTTGGAACTTTAGGCACACTGTATCCAAACCGTATTGATCTTGGGCTAGGTAGAGCTCCAGGTACAGATCAGGAAACAGCACAAGCCATACGTTCAGACCATCGGCAAGCGGCATTTACCTTTCCGGAAGAGATAGGCCAAATTCAGAACTATTTCTCAGAAGAAAATAGAAATTCTCTTGTACGTGCCACGGTTGCCGAAGGTGTTCCTGTGCCCTTGTATATTTTAGGTTCTAGTACAGACAGCGCACATTTGTCTGCAAAAAAAGGCTTACCCTATGCCTTTGCAAGTCATTTTGCCACTGATAAGCTGTTAGATGCTTTAAAAATTTATCATGAAGAATTTACGCCTTCGTCTTATCTAGCAAAACCCTACACTATGGCAGGGGTTAATATAATTGTAGCAGATACCGACGAGGAAGCCGAAAGAATAGCCACATCGTTATATAAAATTATTATTGGGCTTCTAACGGGGAAGAGGGATTTTATGCAACCTCCTACTGCTATGACGCCAGAATTAAGAGAAATGGCTCAGCACCCATCGGTACAGCAGATGCTTAAATATTCTTTTATAGGAAGCAAAGCAACGGTAAAAAAACAAGTAGCGCAATTTATAGCGACTACTAAGGTTGATGAGCTTATTGCGGTCACTAATATTTACAGTGCTGAAGACCGTATAAAATCGTATCAGTTATTTGCAGAAATCATGCAAGAGCTAAATGCGGAAGGAGCATAA
- a CDS encoding EF-hand domain-containing protein, translated as MRILKIIGLSLIIISFGACKDPNNKLKEGPRSPGPNGPLSASDFNRDGTVTKAKMDEFITMGPERKVGLVAYFDEFDTDANGILSPKELPLVTPPFAFDGTDADGDGSVSKNEMKTYVKDRLYRQMGLEEFFTLIDTDHNLEITPAEMEAAHKNGQLPHE; from the coding sequence ATGAGAATACTTAAAATTATAGGTTTATCCCTTATTATCATTTCTTTTGGCGCATGCAAAGATCCAAATAACAAGCTAAAAGAAGGCCCTAGAAGTCCTGGACCTAACGGACCTTTAAGTGCTTCTGACTTTAACCGAGATGGTACTGTTACCAAAGCAAAAATGGATGAGTTTATTACTATGGGACCCGAAAGAAAAGTTGGTTTAGTAGCATATTTTGATGAATTTGATACTGATGCAAATGGTATTTTAAGCCCTAAAGAACTCCCCCTAGTAACTCCTCCTTTTGCATTTGATGGTACGGATGCTGATGGAGACGGGAGTGTATCAAAAAACGAAATGAAAACGTATGTAAAAGATAGGCTTTACCGCCAAATGGGTTTAGAGGAGTTTTTTACGCTGATTGATACGGATCATAACTTAGAAATAACCCCTGCAGAGATGGAGGCTGCTCATAAAAACGGACAATTACCACATGAATAA
- a CDS encoding outer membrane protein assembly factor BamB family protein, with translation MKKLILVLFLITYTNYSFGQEVMAAIESNEPDESNFSNNTILTAEDWLHNTSHKKLTYNTAVKELLLINRYDGTLECYNLNLDKQWSFTPTDTLRLSNGGNQFFYKDGVVFTAYMTGYIYAINATDGTLFWEDKVGMDQEELHFTSQSLTPVNNKLVLTSRTNTNVYAINASNGTLAWNYSLSSPHSYEPRLIVNDIVSINNDPLINTFELATGKALYQKNFSTNLGKPATDGNLIIVPFSRGDKIVGLLPEAFEQQWEFVFDEEYYKVGDKIFVANNAVYFATETNGDESGIYCLNATDGSLTWKKTIEGDIKHFEKINETLYGYTNDKLIFSIAIEDTVLNKIKVNHQPTSNIQLQNGSLYFYAKEGLIAYNLKTKTEEIAIPYDGKESYSSDTQLLFIE, from the coding sequence ATGAAAAAACTAATCCTTGTTCTCTTCCTTATCACATACACAAACTATTCTTTCGGTCAAGAAGTTATGGCTGCTATTGAATCAAATGAACCCGATGAATCCAATTTCTCTAACAACACTATTTTAACCGCAGAAGACTGGTTACATAATACGTCACACAAGAAATTAACTTACAATACAGCAGTTAAAGAGTTGTTACTCATAAACAGGTATGATGGTACTTTGGAATGCTACAACTTAAATTTAGACAAGCAATGGTCTTTTACGCCTACAGATACGTTAAGGCTTAGCAACGGTGGCAATCAGTTTTTCTATAAAGATGGCGTGGTATTTACCGCCTATATGACAGGATATATTTATGCCATAAATGCAACAGACGGTACACTATTCTGGGAGGACAAAGTAGGTATGGACCAGGAAGAATTACACTTTACCTCTCAATCTTTAACTCCGGTAAACAACAAATTAGTACTTACCTCTAGAACCAATACTAATGTCTATGCGATAAATGCTTCTAACGGTACATTAGCATGGAACTATAGCTTATCATCACCGCATAGCTATGAACCAAGGTTAATTGTAAATGATATCGTATCCATAAATAATGATCCGCTAATAAATACTTTTGAACTAGCTACAGGCAAAGCTCTATACCAAAAAAATTTTAGTACCAATCTTGGAAAACCAGCCACAGACGGTAATTTAATCATTGTTCCTTTTAGTCGCGGCGATAAAATAGTTGGTCTATTGCCTGAAGCATTTGAGCAACAATGGGAATTTGTGTTTGATGAAGAATACTATAAGGTGGGCGATAAGATTTTTGTAGCGAATAATGCCGTTTATTTTGCTACAGAAACTAATGGAGATGAATCTGGTATCTATTGTTTAAATGCGACAGATGGCAGCTTAACTTGGAAAAAAACAATTGAGGGCGATATCAAACATTTCGAAAAAATAAATGAAACCTTATATGGGTATACCAATGATAAGCTAATTTTTTCTATAGCTATTGAAGATACCGTTTTGAACAAAATAAAGGTCAATCACCAGCCTACCTCGAATATTCAACTACAGAATGGCTCTTTATATTTTTATGCGAAAGAAGGCTTAATTGCCTATAATCTTAAAACTAAAACCGAAGAAATTGCCATTCCCTATGACGGTAAAGAAAGTTATAGTAGTGATACACAACTGCTATTTATTGAGTAA
- a CDS encoding nuclear transport factor 2 family protein, giving the protein MSTTKFLLSMALPLLFLLSCKATKTDGNSHTIPKYSPIDAALHQSIAAMDATFFEAYNQCDLEKQASIYSDTIEFYDDKGGLMTSKQGIIDGTKKNICGKVTRTLVEGSIEVYPIKDYGAVEIGYHKFYNNQEPDAPSIPSKFIIIWQHSKDSWKITKVISLH; this is encoded by the coding sequence ATGAGCACTACCAAATTTTTGTTGAGCATGGCACTACCCCTACTCTTTCTTTTATCTTGCAAAGCCACCAAAACAGATGGCAATTCTCATACTATTCCTAAATACTCTCCTATAGATGCTGCGCTACATCAAAGTATTGCAGCAATGGATGCCACTTTCTTTGAGGCATATAACCAGTGCGATTTAGAAAAACAGGCTTCGATCTATTCCGATACTATAGAGTTTTATGATGATAAAGGCGGATTGATGACCTCTAAACAAGGAATTATTGATGGAACAAAAAAGAATATTTGTGGCAAAGTAACTAGAACCTTAGTAGAAGGTAGTATTGAAGTGTATCCCATTAAAGACTATGGTGCTGTTGAAATAGGGTACCATAAATTCTATAACAATCAGGAACCAGACGCCCCATCTATTCCTAGTAAGTTTATAATTATCTGGCAACATAGCAAGGATTCTTGGAAAATAACTAAGGTAATTAGCTTGCATTAA
- a CDS encoding MOSC domain-containing protein, protein MKIEGLYIYPIKSTKGQKLIEITILKIGFENDRYLGIANAKNEIITARENAELLNIKTEINNYQLNISYKNETKTIALNKEFQDIELSLFHTSVAGKIISDELNNWFTALLNSESKLVKINLNKLRKTNDTAISFNDVYPIHLISRESVAALNDKLETPIESNRFRPNIIISGVKAFEEETWTHLIIGECEFKVVSKTERCSLITINPHNGVKDKKQEPLRTLAKAFKKDGKVNFGIYLIPIKTGIIRDSDTLKIKTVGNKEYH, encoded by the coding sequence ATGAAAATAGAAGGTTTATATATTTATCCAATTAAGTCTACAAAAGGTCAAAAACTGATTGAAATTACTATACTTAAAATTGGATTTGAAAATGATCGCTATCTAGGAATCGCTAATGCTAAAAATGAAATAATAACAGCGCGAGAAAATGCAGAATTGCTTAACATTAAAACGGAAATAAATAATTATCAACTAAACATTAGTTATAAGAATGAAACTAAAACAATTGCTCTTAACAAAGAATTTCAAGACATTGAGCTTTCACTATTTCATACAAGCGTAGCTGGAAAAATAATAAGCGATGAACTAAATAATTGGTTTACTGCTCTTTTAAATTCAGAAAGCAAACTAGTTAAAATCAATTTAAACAAATTGCGAAAGACCAATGATACAGCGATATCGTTTAATGACGTATACCCTATTCATTTAATATCCAGAGAATCTGTTGCTGCTTTGAATGATAAATTAGAAACCCCTATTGAATCCAATCGTTTTAGACCCAATATCATTATTTCTGGGGTTAAAGCTTTTGAAGAAGAAACTTGGACCCATCTAATTATTGGTGAATGTGAATTTAAAGTCGTTTCTAAAACAGAGAGGTGTTCGCTAATAACCATTAACCCGCATAACGGTGTAAAAGATAAAAAACAAGAACCGCTTAGAACTTTAGCGAAAGCATTTAAAAAGGATGGCAAAGTTAATTTTGGCATATATCTGATTCCAATAAAAACTGGAATTATACGAGATTCTGATACTTTGAAAATAAAAACGGTAGGTAATAAGGAGTATCATTAA
- a CDS encoding S41 family peptidase — protein MKKIILIGTLVLLVSCAKTFLPKEEPTTNSATFELFWKDFDLHYSLFDVRNIDWDALYSSYQPRVNEELSETEFWNLLASLIENLDDSHTVLYDGKGNSYRSGYALNEQSIAEISEELIRTTYVEALKEVSSEEQLAYGKIKGKNIGYIYLGVMDGQNPASIHSILEEFSNVEAILLDVRQNTGGDDRYAAAIAKAFSDGEHLIYSVATRNGPSHDDFDAQKNYYTAYDASQIFSKPVVVLTDRKTISAGEIFLLHMKSFKNVIQIGDTTAGDFSTVSNMRFLPNGWHYRYSIQKFLLPNGESLDGVGHIPDVYVKNTVEHIAAKEDKVIDTALEYVLETYGID, from the coding sequence ATGAAAAAGATCATTCTAATAGGTACTCTAGTACTACTCGTTTCTTGTGCTAAAACTTTTTTACCCAAGGAAGAACCAACCACCAACAGCGCTACTTTTGAACTTTTCTGGAAAGATTTTGACCTGCATTATAGCTTATTTGACGTCCGAAATATAGATTGGGATGCCCTCTACAGCAGCTACCAACCTAGGGTTAATGAAGAACTCTCGGAAACCGAATTTTGGAACCTACTCGCTAGTCTCATTGAAAATTTAGATGATAGCCATACGGTCTTGTATGATGGTAAAGGAAATAGCTACCGCTCTGGCTATGCTTTAAACGAACAATCTATAGCTGAAATTAGTGAAGAATTGATACGTACTACCTATGTAGAAGCGCTAAAAGAAGTTAGCTCTGAAGAGCAATTGGCGTATGGGAAAATAAAAGGCAAAAACATAGGATACATCTATTTAGGAGTAATGGATGGTCAAAATCCCGCTAGTATCCATTCTATCCTAGAAGAGTTTTCAAATGTAGAGGCTATTTTACTAGATGTACGGCAAAATACAGGAGGAGATGATCGGTATGCCGCAGCAATTGCAAAAGCGTTTTCAGATGGGGAACATTTAATTTATTCGGTAGCTACCCGAAATGGCCCTAGCCATGATGATTTTGATGCGCAAAAAAACTATTACACTGCATATGATGCGAGTCAAATATTTTCTAAACCCGTTGTCGTACTCACGGATAGGAAAACTATTAGTGCAGGAGAGATTTTTTTGCTTCATATGAAATCTTTCAAAAATGTAATCCAAATTGGTGATACTACAGCAGGCGATTTTTCTACCGTAAGCAATATGCGCTTTTTACCCAACGGATGGCATTATAGGTATTCTATTCAGAAATTTCTATTGCCTAATGGCGAAAGCTTAGACGGTGTTGGGCATATCCCGGACGTGTACGTAAAGAATACAGTAGAACATATTGCTGCTAAAGAAGATAAGGTAATAGATACCGCCCTAGAATACGTATTAGAAACCTATGGTATTGATTAA
- a CDS encoding suppressor of fused domain protein, which translates to MAEELPENKTPVEKFMDHLDRIFQVEPEYFRNVSEIDGIAGVTSIVYKDVPDKGMITGITYGLSLVNHPAWKLGRPELIITVDSKDTTWAQVAGYLANSLRGNCPFSYSNTINFREKISEESNMDAFLVFAPSTLDKKDFTNIDVGLDYTITIAGLYPIYASEIAYINKNGLEKFWKHPNFDMYDVNRKLISE; encoded by the coding sequence ATGGCAGAAGAATTACCTGAGAATAAAACTCCTGTTGAAAAATTCATGGATCATCTAGACAGAATTTTTCAGGTTGAACCCGAATACTTTAGAAACGTATCTGAAATAGATGGAATTGCGGGTGTTACAAGTATCGTGTATAAAGATGTTCCTGATAAAGGAATGATCACTGGTATAACCTATGGCCTTTCCCTCGTAAATCATCCTGCTTGGAAATTGGGAAGACCTGAATTAATCATAACGGTTGATTCTAAAGATACAACTTGGGCACAAGTGGCTGGATATTTAGCAAATAGCTTAAGAGGTAATTGTCCTTTTAGTTATAGTAATACCATCAACTTTAGAGAAAAAATATCAGAAGAATCTAATATGGATGCATTTCTTGTTTTTGCGCCATCAACTTTAGATAAAAAAGACTTCACGAATATAGATGTTGGGTTAGATTATACTATTACCATTGCCGGTCTTTATCCAATCTATGCTTCTGAAATAGCTTATATCAACAAAAATGGACTTGAAAAATTTTGGAAACATCCCAATTTTGACATGTATGATGTGAATAGAAAACTAATTTCTGAATAA
- a CDS encoding helix-turn-helix domain-containing protein codes for MISNFPSLTKIPNGQISVNYASKLHGISRSSITYWMKKLGSFEQNSKTMSKNQELKKLKERIEE; via the coding sequence TTGATCTCAAACTTTCCATCATTGACCAAAATTCCGAACGGTCAGATTTCGGTAAATTACGCTTCCAAATTACATGGAATTTCTCGCTCCTCAATTACCTATTGGATGAAAAAATTGGGTTCCTTTGAACAAAATTCTAAAACAATGAGTAAAAATCAAGAACTTAAGAAACTCAAAGAACGTATCGAAGAATAG
- a CDS encoding lipid A deacylase LpxR family protein, giving the protein MKSMLIICVISVVFLQYGSAQKIDNLVSFRDIESRNYFRFNYDNDFFASSDKNYTQGYSFELVAPFFENNPVNYLFYKPKEDTIRYGLAVEHIGYTPQQFQLPDIQFGDRPFAAAITLKSFMIASNVVKKSRFTSSFSLGLIGPGAFGKKMQVGIHKATGNKIPLGWQNQIKNDIVINYEVGYEKQLVRYRDLFSLQATMAAKVGTLFTSGAIGVNTTFGVIHTPFAPTKEKKGFRMYGYAQPVLNVIGYDATLQGGVFNRKSPYTISSGNIERFTGQLNYGIVLKTKTLYFEYTRSVITKEFEEADAYKWGGIKIGATL; this is encoded by the coding sequence ATGAAAAGTATGCTGATTATTTGTGTCATTTCGGTTGTATTTCTGCAGTATGGTAGTGCTCAGAAAATAGACAATTTAGTATCCTTCCGGGATATTGAAAGTAGGAACTACTTTAGATTTAATTATGATAATGATTTTTTCGCTTCTAGTGATAAGAACTATACTCAAGGCTATAGTTTTGAATTGGTAGCTCCTTTTTTTGAGAATAATCCGGTTAACTATCTATTTTATAAACCTAAAGAGGATACTATCCGTTACGGCCTAGCAGTAGAACACATCGGGTATACTCCTCAGCAATTTCAACTTCCTGATATTCAATTTGGAGACAGACCGTTTGCGGCAGCTATTACGCTTAAAAGCTTTATGATCGCTAGCAATGTGGTAAAAAAAAGTAGATTCACTTCTTCCTTTAGTTTAGGACTTATTGGACCTGGTGCTTTTGGTAAGAAAATGCAAGTAGGTATTCATAAAGCTACCGGAAATAAAATTCCTTTAGGTTGGCAAAATCAAATTAAAAATGATATCGTAATTAATTATGAAGTAGGATATGAAAAACAGCTTGTTAGGTATCGAGATTTATTTTCACTTCAAGCAACTATGGCTGCTAAAGTAGGAACGCTTTTCACCAGTGGCGCTATTGGAGTTAATACCACATTTGGAGTTATACATACTCCTTTTGCGCCTACCAAAGAAAAAAAAGGTTTTAGAATGTATGGGTATGCACAACCAGTTTTAAACGTTATTGGCTATGATGCCACGTTACAAGGTGGGGTTTTTAATAGGAAGAGCCCTTATACTATTTCATCGGGGAATATAGAGCGATTTACAGGGCAATTAAATTATGGAATTGTTTTAAAAACTAAAACGCTTTATTTTGAATACACCCGTTCTGTAATTACAAAAGAATTTGAAGAAGCGGACGCTTATAAATGGGGAGGAATTAAAATAGGAGCTACCCTTTAA
- a CDS encoding DUF2625 family protein yields MKTLSELIHTEDPGWELISEWIKEATNKLEILPKNKEEADNALYLTQVTTRSPMGAILHETGGILVDHGWIRILGSGHIKLNRTFRVLGSPRKKKCTIIL; encoded by the coding sequence ATGAAAACCTTAAGCGAACTTATACACACAGAAGACCCTGGATGGGAATTAATTTCTGAATGGATAAAGGAAGCAACCAACAAGCTAGAAATTCTTCCTAAAAATAAGGAAGAAGCGGATAATGCACTCTACCTAACACAAGTAACTACCAGATCTCCTATGGGAGCAATACTGCATGAAACAGGTGGCATTTTGGTAGATCATGGTTGGATTCGGATTTTAGGCTCCGGTCATATAAAACTAAACAGAACCTTTAGAGTTTTGGGAAGCCCTAGAAAAAAAAAGTGCACTATAATCCTATGA
- a CDS encoding helix-turn-helix domain-containing protein yields MNLNVLEILVFVSLIQGLLFSVVLLTQKTFRVKANKYLAYSTFLLSYIGVVELLVAKDLDEKYYFIDYFGDDIPWLFLFYIPMLIYFLKSTKNSYAKSKKIWILTGPFFFFWVLYAMIDFQLDFKFLDWDIITNYYRLVYETEFYTSILFNTSLITLSYFIIKKSTISPDEKKWLKNIWAFNAALLFIWVINTFIPEDLYPIAHSDITYPVWLGVSFYVYWLIFRGLLQLKLSQDKSELHELRKGSVLVTKKVIATENSEPSIVPQNNYFQEFTALMTVEKLYRNPEISRDLIAEKLNLSPGYLSQVISAAVDSNFSSLINDYRISDAKQMLLDSDFDKYSVVAIGLEAGFKSKSTFYTAFKKHTGFTPNQFKALKKES; encoded by the coding sequence ATGAATTTAAATGTGCTAGAAATTCTAGTTTTTGTAAGCTTAATTCAAGGCCTACTCTTTTCTGTAGTTCTTTTAACTCAGAAAACCTTTCGTGTCAAAGCAAATAAATACCTTGCATACAGTACTTTTTTGTTATCTTATATTGGTGTAGTAGAGCTTTTGGTCGCAAAAGATTTGGATGAAAAATATTATTTCATTGATTATTTTGGAGATGATATCCCATGGCTTTTTCTCTTTTATATTCCCATGCTGATTTACTTTTTAAAATCTACCAAAAATAGCTATGCTAAGAGCAAAAAAATTTGGATTCTTACCGGTCCGTTTTTCTTCTTTTGGGTTTTATATGCTATGATTGATTTTCAATTAGATTTTAAGTTTCTAGATTGGGATATAATTACCAACTACTATAGACTGGTGTACGAAACTGAATTTTATACATCTATCTTATTCAATACAAGTTTAATCACCCTTTCTTATTTTATTATCAAAAAAAGTACCATTAGTCCTGATGAAAAAAAATGGTTGAAAAATATATGGGCCTTTAATGCTGCCCTATTGTTCATCTGGGTGATCAATACTTTTATTCCAGAAGATCTATACCCTATTGCACATAGTGATATTACCTATCCTGTGTGGTTAGGAGTTTCTTTTTATGTGTATTGGCTTATATTTAGGGGACTACTGCAATTAAAACTCTCTCAAGATAAATCAGAACTACATGAATTACGCAAAGGTTCTGTATTAGTAACCAAGAAAGTTATCGCTACGGAGAACTCTGAACCTTCCATTGTACCTCAAAACAACTATTTCCAGGAATTTACGGCATTAATGACGGTAGAGAAATTATATAGAAATCCAGAAATAAGTAGAGACCTGATTGCCGAAAAACTAAATCTAAGCCCTGGCTATCTCTCACAAGTAATTAGTGCTGCTGTTGATTCCAATTTCAGTTCTTTAATTAACGATTATCGCATTAGCGATGCCAAACAAATGCTCCTAGATTCAGACTTTGATAAGTACAGCGTTGTTGCCATTGGTTTAGAGGCTGGTTTTAAATCTAAATCTACATTTTACACTGCCTTTAAAAAGCATACAGGATTTACCCCCAATCAGTTTAAAGCGCTGAAGAAAGAGTCCTAA